A single genomic interval of Rhizobium leguminosarum bv. trifolii WSM1325 harbors:
- a CDS encoding methyl-accepting chemotaxis sensory transducer with Cache sensor (PFAM: chemotaxis sensory transducer; Cache domain protein; histidine kinase HAMP region domain protein~SMART: chemotaxis sensory transducer; histidine kinase HAMP region domain protein~KEGG: sme:SMc00975 chemoreceptor methyl-accepting chemotaxis transmembrane protein), which produces MQFKSATGRNIFSVAACGVIATIAASGVLFYIAYNDMRKSSLDQMLQIAATNALNVEKSMGVALGIVNALETSLSTMKDGGNANRAAADDLLKNMLQDNPMALGVWTGWEPNAFDGKDKDFVGKEGHDTTGRYVPYWVRSGDKIQHTPLVDYGVSGAGDYYQLPFTQKKIVVIEPYVYAVDGKDVLMTSVAKPIMVDGKALGVAGMDISLDDANKAISAVHPMETGYLSLVTGAGSIISHPSAELAGKNIKDGGDLTAGWDQLIAKPGVAQEIAGPDGQSYFSVAYPVKLTNDLNWYAVVSVPKSTVFAQLNNMAWSAVAITAIAALLLGLAGWLIARKFIRRIEGVIAETDRIAHGQLDVQLNDKNAKDEIGDLSRSLAILLESNRQKIKLETDAETSRSREEIERQERSVLHAAREDSIKFAVSELGNGLASLSNGDMTIRLEKPFADSLDEIRVDFNASVEKLQGALISFSENAAVIQAGSEEIRSGADDLARRTEQQAASVEETAAALEQITTSVKDSTLRAEEAGTLVSRTKDGAEKSGEVVRNAVDAMTGIEQSSQSISNIIGVIDDIAFQTNLLALNAGVEAARAGEAGKGFAVVAQEVRELAQRSATAAKEIKALITSSGAQVKRGVDLVGQTGKALQAIVGEVQQINSNVQAVVQAAREQSTGLLEINTAVNQMDQSTQKNAAMVEESNAASHTLVTEVSALSERLAQFNLGQMAKAAPVARTAAKPLARPVAATLAARRQVPASATDHARPAPSPARALGGKLAAAFGTSAAPASTEGNWEEF; this is translated from the coding sequence ATGCAGTTCAAATCGGCGACCGGACGCAACATTTTTTCCGTGGCGGCCTGCGGTGTCATCGCCACGATCGCGGCATCGGGCGTTCTTTTTTACATCGCCTACAACGATATGCGCAAATCGAGCCTCGATCAGATGCTCCAGATCGCCGCCACCAATGCGCTCAACGTCGAGAAATCCATGGGCGTGGCACTCGGCATCGTCAATGCGCTGGAAACGTCGCTGTCGACGATGAAGGACGGCGGAAACGCCAATCGTGCTGCTGCCGACGACCTGCTGAAGAACATGCTGCAGGATAATCCGATGGCGCTCGGTGTTTGGACAGGCTGGGAACCGAATGCCTTCGACGGCAAGGACAAGGATTTTGTCGGCAAGGAAGGCCACGACACGACGGGCCGCTACGTGCCTTACTGGGTCCGCAGTGGCGACAAGATCCAGCACACGCCGCTGGTCGATTATGGCGTGTCGGGCGCCGGCGATTACTACCAGCTGCCCTTTACCCAGAAAAAGATCGTCGTCATCGAACCCTATGTCTACGCGGTCGACGGCAAGGACGTGCTGATGACCTCGGTCGCCAAGCCGATCATGGTCGATGGCAAGGCGCTCGGCGTCGCCGGCATGGACATTTCGCTGGACGACGCCAACAAGGCGATCTCGGCGGTCCATCCGATGGAGACCGGCTATCTCAGCCTGGTGACGGGCGCCGGCAGCATCATCAGCCATCCCTCCGCCGAGCTCGCAGGCAAGAATATCAAGGACGGCGGTGATCTGACCGCCGGCTGGGATCAGTTGATCGCCAAGCCCGGCGTCGCGCAGGAGATCGCAGGCCCGGACGGCCAGAGCTATTTCTCGGTCGCCTATCCGGTAAAGCTCACGAATGACCTCAACTGGTACGCCGTCGTCTCGGTGCCCAAATCCACCGTCTTTGCCCAGCTCAACAACATGGCCTGGAGCGCCGTAGCGATCACCGCCATCGCTGCCCTCCTGCTCGGTCTCGCAGGCTGGCTCATTGCCCGCAAATTCATCCGCCGCATAGAGGGTGTGATTGCCGAGACTGATCGTATCGCCCATGGCCAGCTCGACGTGCAATTGAACGACAAGAATGCCAAGGACGAAATCGGCGACCTCTCGCGTTCTCTCGCCATCCTGCTGGAAAGCAACCGCCAGAAGATCAAGCTGGAAACGGATGCGGAAACCTCCCGGTCCCGCGAAGAGATCGAACGGCAGGAACGTTCCGTCCTCCATGCCGCCCGCGAAGATTCGATCAAGTTCGCGGTCAGCGAACTCGGCAACGGACTGGCCAGCCTTTCCAATGGAGACATGACCATCCGGCTGGAAAAGCCGTTTGCCGACTCGCTTGACGAAATCCGCGTCGATTTCAATGCGTCTGTCGAAAAGCTCCAGGGAGCCCTGATTTCCTTCTCCGAAAACGCCGCCGTCATCCAGGCCGGTTCGGAAGAAATCCGCTCCGGCGCCGACGATCTCGCCCGCCGCACCGAACAGCAGGCCGCTTCCGTCGAGGAGACTGCCGCCGCGCTCGAGCAGATCACCACCTCGGTCAAGGACTCCACCCTTCGCGCCGAGGAGGCGGGAACGCTCGTCAGCCGCACCAAGGATGGTGCGGAAAAGTCCGGAGAGGTGGTGCGCAATGCCGTCGATGCCATGACCGGCATCGAGCAATCCTCGCAGTCGATCTCCAACATCATCGGCGTGATCGACGATATTGCCTTCCAGACCAATCTGCTGGCCCTCAATGCAGGCGTTGAGGCAGCACGTGCAGGGGAGGCCGGCAAGGGCTTCGCCGTCGTCGCACAGGAAGTGCGTGAACTGGCGCAGCGCTCGGCGACGGCCGCCAAGGAGATCAAGGCGCTGATCACCTCGTCCGGCGCCCAGGTCAAGCGTGGCGTCGATCTCGTCGGTCAGACCGGCAAGGCGCTGCAGGCGATCGTTGGCGAAGTCCAGCAGATCAACAGCAATGTCCAGGCGGTCGTCCAGGCCGCCCGCGAACAGTCGACGGGTCTCCTCGAGATCAACACGGCGGTCAACCAGATGGACCAGTCGACCCAGAAGAACGCCGCAATGGTCGAGGAATCGAATGCCGCCTCGCACACGCTGGTGACCGAGGTGTCCGCTCTCTCGGAGCGCCTGGCACAGTTCAATCTCGGCCAGATGGCAAAGGCGGCCCCCGTCGCCCGGACGGCTGCCAAGCCGTTGGCACGCCCGGTCGCGGCGACGCTTGCGGCGCGTAGACAGGTTCCCGCCTCGGCCACCGACCATGCCAGGCCCGCTCCCTCGCCGGCCCGCGCACTCGGCGGCAAGCTCGCAGCCGCCTTCGGCACCTCAGCCGCACCGGCTTCGACCGAGGGCAACTGGGAAGAGTTCTAG
- a CDS encoding protein of unknown function DUF21 (PFAM: protein of unknown function DUF21; CBS domain containing protein; transporter-associated region~KEGG: rec:RHECIAT_CH0001275 hemolysin protein) — MFLEIGIVAFLTILNGVLAMSELAVVYSRTARLKVLSDNGSKGAAQAIKLAENPGRFLSTVQIGITLVGVLSGAFSGATLGGRLSGWLEAQGMSSTAADAIGVGSVVVAITYLSLIVGELVPKQIALREPEAVAARVAPAMAVLSKIALPLVWLLNASGNLVLKLLGQTGKAGENVSDAEIKTVLAEAQSAGVIESEESAMISGVMRLADRTARALMTPRRDVEIIDIDDSLDEIRTQLHRTKRSRLPVRKGSSDEVIGILPVKDFYDAMSEHGSADIKALTQDVPVVSDLSTAINVIEAIRKSPVHMVLVFDEYGHFEGVVSSGDILEAIMGALQEGPVDEQAIARRDDGSYLVSGWTPIDEFAEFLNLKLDGDLEYQTVAGLVLEELKHLPELGESFTRDGWRFEVVDLDGRRVDKILVSAE; from the coding sequence GTGTTTCTGGAAATTGGAATTGTGGCGTTTCTCACCATCCTGAATGGTGTGCTCGCCATGTCGGAGCTGGCCGTCGTGTATTCTCGAACAGCTCGCCTAAAGGTCCTCTCCGACAATGGAAGCAAGGGTGCAGCTCAAGCGATCAAACTTGCTGAAAACCCTGGTCGTTTTCTCTCAACGGTGCAGATCGGCATCACGCTGGTCGGCGTTCTATCCGGCGCTTTCTCGGGGGCCACGCTCGGCGGCCGCCTGAGCGGATGGCTAGAAGCCCAGGGAATGTCATCGACGGCCGCTGATGCCATTGGCGTAGGTTCAGTCGTCGTGGCAATCACATATCTTTCGTTGATCGTCGGCGAACTTGTTCCAAAGCAGATCGCATTGCGGGAACCCGAAGCGGTTGCGGCCAGGGTCGCACCCGCTATGGCGGTCCTTTCAAAAATTGCGCTGCCACTCGTGTGGCTTCTAAACGCCTCCGGAAACCTTGTGCTCAAACTCTTGGGCCAAACAGGAAAAGCTGGCGAAAATGTCTCTGACGCAGAAATCAAAACTGTTCTGGCCGAGGCGCAGTCGGCTGGAGTGATCGAAAGCGAAGAGTCCGCGATGATATCAGGTGTCATGCGGCTGGCGGATCGCACTGCCCGAGCGCTTATGACGCCCCGACGGGACGTCGAAATTATTGATATCGACGACAGCCTTGATGAAATTCGGACCCAGTTGCACAGGACGAAGCGGTCGCGGTTGCCCGTTCGAAAAGGCAGTTCGGACGAGGTGATCGGCATCCTTCCGGTCAAGGACTTCTACGACGCGATGTCCGAACACGGCAGCGCCGACATCAAGGCTCTGACGCAAGACGTCCCGGTGGTTTCAGACCTTTCAACTGCCATCAATGTTATTGAAGCCATCAGGAAATCGCCCGTTCACATGGTGCTGGTTTTCGACGAGTACGGCCACTTCGAGGGGGTTGTCTCGTCAGGTGACATTTTGGAAGCAATCATGGGGGCTCTGCAGGAGGGACCGGTCGATGAACAGGCCATCGCTCGGCGAGACGACGGCTCTTATCTCGTGTCGGGCTGGACGCCAATTGACGAGTTCGCTGAATTCTTAAACCTCAAGCTCGATGGCGACTTGGAATATCAGACTGTCGCCGGCCTGGTGTTGGAAGAGTTGAAACATCTGCCGGAATTGGGCGAGAGCTTCACGAGAGATGGATGGCGCTTCGAAGTCGTCGATCTCGACGGGAGGCGCGTGGACAAAATACTTGTGTCGGCTGAGTGA
- a CDS encoding protein of unknown function DUF853 NPT hydrolase putative (PFAM: protein of unknown function DUF853 NPT hydrolase putative~KEGG: rec:RHECIAT_CH0001269 putative ATP-binding protein) has product MIEDGKIFIGASRNPDDSINKPEYLDLKFGNRHGLVTGATGTGKTVTLQVLAEGFSRAGVPVFAADIKGDLSGIAAKGEPKDFLTKRAEQIGFTDYEFDQFPVIFWDLFGEKGHRVRTTIAEMGPLLLARLMDASEPQEGVINIAFKIADQGGLPLLDLKDFSSLLNYMGENASQLSNQYGLISKASVGSIQRALLVLEQQGAEHFFGEPALKISDIMRTSNNGYGQISVLAADKLMMNPRLYATFLLWLLSELFEELPEVGDPDKPKLVFFFDEAHLLFNDAPKVLTERVEQVVRLIRSKGVGVYFVTQNPLDVPETVLAQLGNRAQHALRAYSPREQKAVRTAADTFRANPAFDCATVITNLGTGEALVSTLEAKGAPSIVERTLIRPPSGRVGPVTDDERRQIMDRSPVLGVYDEDIDRESAFELLAARAKKAADAEAAKRAQEEAPQQQGGTTSGWNLPGFGGGNDDDNQGRGQSRGRTSSYQRETVVEAAMKSVARTVATQVGRALVRGILGSLKR; this is encoded by the coding sequence ATGATCGAGGATGGCAAGATTTTCATCGGCGCGAGCCGCAATCCCGATGACAGCATCAACAAGCCAGAATATCTCGACCTGAAATTCGGCAACCGTCACGGCCTCGTCACCGGCGCCACCGGTACCGGCAAGACGGTGACACTGCAGGTGCTGGCCGAAGGCTTCTCGCGGGCCGGCGTTCCGGTATTTGCGGCCGATATCAAGGGCGATCTTTCCGGCATCGCCGCCAAGGGCGAGCCGAAGGATTTCCTGACGAAGCGCGCCGAGCAGATCGGTTTCACCGACTATGAATTCGACCAGTTTCCGGTGATTTTCTGGGATCTGTTCGGCGAGAAGGGCCACCGGGTGCGCACCACCATCGCCGAGATGGGACCGCTGCTGCTCGCCCGTCTGATGGATGCCTCCGAACCGCAGGAAGGCGTCATCAACATTGCCTTCAAGATCGCCGACCAGGGCGGGCTGCCGCTGCTCGACCTCAAGGATTTCAGCTCGCTGCTCAACTATATGGGCGAGAACGCCAGCCAACTTTCCAACCAGTACGGCCTGATCTCCAAGGCCTCGGTCGGCTCGATCCAGCGGGCGCTGCTCGTTCTCGAACAGCAGGGTGCGGAGCACTTCTTCGGCGAACCGGCGCTGAAGATTTCCGACATCATGCGCACCAGCAACAACGGCTACGGCCAGATCTCGGTGCTGGCCGCCGACAAGCTGATGATGAACCCGCGGCTTTACGCCACTTTCCTGCTCTGGCTGCTTTCCGAACTCTTCGAGGAACTGCCCGAGGTGGGCGACCCCGACAAGCCGAAGCTCGTCTTCTTCTTCGACGAGGCGCACCTGCTCTTCAACGATGCGCCGAAGGTGCTGACCGAACGTGTCGAGCAGGTGGTGCGGCTGATCCGTTCCAAGGGCGTCGGCGTCTATTTCGTGACGCAGAACCCGCTCGACGTGCCGGAAACGGTGCTCGCCCAGCTCGGCAACCGGGCGCAGCACGCGCTTCGCGCCTATTCGCCGCGCGAGCAGAAGGCGGTGCGGACGGCGGCCGATACATTCCGCGCCAATCCGGCCTTCGATTGCGCCACCGTCATCACCAATCTCGGCACCGGCGAGGCGCTGGTCTCGACGCTGGAGGCCAAGGGCGCGCCTTCGATCGTCGAGCGCACGCTGATCCGCCCACCCTCCGGTCGCGTCGGCCCGGTGACCGATGACGAGCGCCGTCAGATCATGGACAGGAGCCCGGTTCTCGGCGTCTATGACGAGGATATCGACCGCGAATCCGCCTTCGAACTGCTGGCCGCACGGGCGAAGAAGGCAGCCGATGCCGAAGCCGCCAAACGGGCGCAGGAAGAAGCGCCTCAGCAACAGGGCGGCACAACCTCCGGCTGGAACCTGCCGGGCTTCGGCGGCGGCAATGACGACGACAACCAGGGCCGCGGCCAATCGCGCGGCCGGACGTCCAGCTATCAGCGCGAAACGGTGGTGGAAGCGGCAATGAAGAGCGTGGCCCGCACGGTGGCAACACAAGTCGGCCGGGCGCTGGTGCGCGGGATCTTGGGGAGCTTGAAGCGGTAG
- a CDS encoding NUDIX hydrolase (PFAM: NUDIX hydrolase~KEGG: rec:RHECIAT_CH0001271 putative hydrolase protein), producing MTVWRPSQQIRVKVIGLAWRKDQLLAAEVEDDSGRIKGVRPLGGAIEFGESREEALHREFQEELETDIRIVGPWHLLENIYEHHGATGHEYIFAADIELADASLYERDEIHYSELDETAATARWFCRDSLRDAGIDLYPTGLDRLLSRWRD from the coding sequence GTGACCGTCTGGCGCCCATCGCAGCAGATCAGGGTGAAGGTGATCGGCCTCGCCTGGCGGAAAGACCAGCTGCTTGCCGCCGAAGTGGAGGATGACAGCGGCCGCATCAAGGGCGTTCGCCCGCTTGGCGGCGCGATTGAATTCGGCGAGAGCCGCGAAGAAGCCCTGCACCGCGAATTCCAGGAGGAACTCGAGACCGATATCCGCATCGTCGGCCCCTGGCATCTGCTTGAAAACATCTACGAGCATCACGGCGCGACCGGTCACGAATACATCTTTGCTGCCGATATCGAACTGGCCGATGCATCGCTCTATGAGCGCGACGAAATCCACTATTCCGAGCTCGACGAGACGGCGGCGACCGCGCGCTGGTTCTGTCGCGACAGCCTGCGGGACGCCGGCATCGATCTCTATCCGACAGGTCTCGACAGGCTGCTGTCGCGCTGGCGCGATTGA
- a CDS encoding conserved hypothetical protein (KEGG: ret:RHE_CH01184 hypothetical protein) translates to MRMFLAAASIILLGFVAPAFSQALADMDSSGRFGGMPPGTVPGAESNGGLMIPLDPVETGDITVVIPSDRTICPRPGTRQYRAAERDGTLSDACR, encoded by the coding sequence ATGCGTATGTTTCTTGCAGCAGCCTCGATCATTCTCCTCGGCTTCGTCGCTCCGGCCTTCTCCCAGGCGCTTGCTGATATGGACTCTAGCGGCCGCTTCGGCGGCATGCCACCCGGCACGGTGCCGGGAGCGGAATCCAATGGCGGACTCATGATTCCGCTCGATCCAGTCGAAACCGGTGATATCACCGTCGTCATTCCGTCCGATCGGACCATCTGCCCGCGGCCCGGAACGCGTCAGTACCGCGCGGCAGAGCGCGACGGTACGCTAAGCGACGCCTGCCGCTGA
- a CDS encoding conserved hypothetical protein (KEGG: bam:Bamb_5223 hypothetical protein) — protein sequence MTFPNPSAAFDRMLIMGNGGAGKTWLARRIGEQLHHPVVHLDDMHWEPGGYGIARDRALRDEMVMAAAERDVWVMEGVYGQLANMVLSRTTILIWIDLPEEECIANIKERGIQGGESQTQFDGLLKWVAEYRSRTNNWNSFETHTRLFSVFSRPKFLLSSREAVTDFCRPIVHEHRRGHR from the coding sequence ATGACGTTTCCCAATCCCTCAGCCGCCTTTGACCGCATGCTCATCATGGGCAATGGCGGCGCGGGTAAAACATGGCTTGCCCGTCGTATCGGCGAGCAGCTTCACCATCCGGTTGTCCACCTTGATGACATGCATTGGGAGCCGGGGGGCTACGGCATCGCTCGCGACAGGGCGTTGCGGGATGAGATGGTCATGGCAGCGGCCGAGCGCGATGTCTGGGTTATGGAGGGCGTTTACGGGCAGCTGGCGAACATGGTCCTCAGCCGCACGACGATCCTGATCTGGATTGATCTGCCGGAGGAAGAATGCATCGCCAACATCAAGGAGCGAGGCATCCAGGGCGGCGAGTCCCAAACCCAGTTCGATGGCCTTTTGAAGTGGGTGGCCGAATACCGGAGTAGAACGAACAACTGGAATTCCTTCGAGACGCACACCCGATTGTTCTCGGTCTTTTCCCGTCCGAAATTCCTGCTATCGAGCCGTGAGGCCGTCACCGATTTTTGCCGGCCGATTGTCCACGAGCATCGACGAGGCCATCGATGA
- a CDS encoding glucose-6-phosphate 1-dehydrogenase (KEGG: rec:RHECIAT_CH0001273 glucose-6-phosphate 1-dehydrogenase protein~TIGRFAM: glucose-6-phosphate 1-dehydrogenase~PFAM: glucose-6-phosphate dehydrogenase) — MDAAPTPPVTLVIFGATGDLTRRLLVPAIINLTRSRLVGEDLHILGIGIEPGDDEFLRGRLDQFLSHLSGEEPMVKDEAWESLRRRISYTSGDFTKDDIFVEIGKRLGPHANAAFYLAVPPSFFGTIVEKLAAHGLTDESDGVFRRVAIEKPFGTDLASAQALNAQILAQVGESQVYRLDHFLGKETVQNLMTARFANMMIESLWNSRYIDHVQITAAEIVDVGSRGKFYDATGALRDMVPNHLFQLLAMIAMEPPNSFDAEAIRNEKSKVLKALRVYTPEEAKTHGVRGAYAAGPLNGAQLPAYRDTKDVSPDSRTETFVALKLYADTWRWAGVPFYLRTGKALTARDTEIVITFQPVPFAQFRETDVKRRLPPNRLVIQVQPDEGMSMEISIKSPGLSVDTVPVSLDFRYADKFDIAKTTGYESLLYDLFIGDQTLFQRADGIEAGWAVVQPFLDIWANDQSVPDAYAPGSMGPASADELMQRDRRQWHELGVVLHKNDK, encoded by the coding sequence ATGGACGCTGCCCCTACCCCGCCGGTCACCCTCGTCATCTTCGGCGCCACCGGAGACCTGACGCGCCGCCTGCTGGTGCCGGCGATCATCAATCTGACGCGCAGCCGCCTGGTCGGCGAGGATCTCCACATTCTCGGCATCGGCATCGAACCGGGTGACGACGAATTCCTACGCGGGCGGCTCGACCAATTCCTCAGCCATCTGAGCGGCGAAGAGCCGATGGTGAAGGACGAGGCCTGGGAAAGCCTGCGCCGGCGAATTTCCTATACGTCCGGGGATTTCACCAAGGACGATATTTTCGTCGAGATCGGCAAGAGGCTGGGGCCGCATGCGAATGCCGCCTTCTATCTCGCGGTGCCACCCTCCTTCTTCGGCACGATCGTCGAGAAGCTCGCCGCGCATGGGCTGACCGATGAAAGCGACGGCGTCTTCCGCCGCGTCGCGATCGAGAAGCCGTTCGGCACCGATCTCGCCTCGGCGCAGGCGCTCAATGCACAGATCCTCGCGCAGGTCGGGGAGAGCCAAGTCTACCGGCTCGACCATTTCCTCGGCAAGGAAACCGTGCAGAACCTGATGACCGCCCGTTTCGCCAACATGATGATCGAATCTTTGTGGAACAGCCGCTATATCGACCATGTGCAGATCACCGCTGCCGAAATCGTCGATGTCGGCAGCCGCGGCAAATTCTACGATGCGACGGGTGCGCTGCGCGACATGGTGCCGAACCATCTCTTCCAACTGCTGGCGATGATCGCCATGGAGCCGCCGAACAGCTTCGATGCCGAAGCGATCCGCAATGAAAAGAGCAAGGTGCTGAAGGCGCTGCGCGTCTATACGCCTGAGGAGGCCAAGACGCATGGCGTGCGCGGCGCCTATGCTGCGGGCCCGCTCAATGGGGCTCAGCTTCCCGCCTATCGCGACACCAAGGACGTTTCGCCAGACAGCAGGACCGAGACCTTCGTGGCGCTGAAGCTCTATGCCGATACCTGGCGCTGGGCCGGCGTGCCCTTCTATCTCAGGACCGGCAAGGCGCTGACGGCGCGCGACACCGAGATCGTCATCACCTTCCAGCCGGTGCCCTTCGCGCAGTTTCGTGAGACCGACGTCAAGCGCCGCCTGCCGCCGAACCGGCTGGTGATCCAGGTGCAGCCGGATGAGGGCATGAGCATGGAAATCTCGATCAAATCGCCGGGGCTTTCGGTCGATACCGTGCCGGTCTCGCTCGATTTCCGCTATGCCGACAAATTCGATATTGCCAAGACCACCGGCTATGAATCACTGCTCTACGATCTCTTCATCGGCGATCAGACGCTGTTCCAGCGCGCCGACGGCATCGAAGCCGGATGGGCGGTGGTGCAGCCCTTCCTCGATATCTGGGCGAACGACCAGAGTGTGCCTGACGCCTACGCGCCGGGCAGCATGGGACCCGCCTCAGCCGACGAACTGATGCAGCGCGACAGGCGGCAGTGGCATGAACTCGGCGTCGTGCTGCACAAAAACGACAAATAG
- a CDS encoding GCN5-related N-acetyltransferase (PFAM: GCN5-related N-acetyltransferase~KEGG: mex:Mext_2205 GCN5-related N-acetyltransferase), translating into MNEPRFPNDEGEAAWMVVQVSADEHWNAYHDIRRAVLFEARGLIGYDANHPDDRRDGHFPLLLLLENTPVGAARLDLMDDAAAWVRTVAIRAECQGKGYGRLLMAGLEKFASRHGVKRLVCGARRRRILRGARMDRR; encoded by the coding sequence ATGAACGAGCCTAGATTTCCGAATGACGAGGGCGAAGCCGCCTGGATGGTCGTCCAAGTGTCTGCGGATGAACACTGGAACGCCTACCACGACATCCGCCGCGCTGTCCTTTTCGAGGCCCGCGGGTTGATTGGCTATGATGCGAACCATCCCGATGATCGAAGGGATGGGCATTTCCCTTTGCTGCTTTTGCTCGAAAATACTCCGGTGGGTGCGGCTCGCCTCGATCTGATGGACGATGCGGCGGCGTGGGTGCGAACCGTCGCGATCAGGGCGGAATGCCAGGGAAAAGGGTACGGGCGGTTGCTCATGGCCGGCCTCGAAAAATTCGCATCACGGCACGGGGTCAAGAGATTGGTATGCGGCGCGAGACGCCGTCGGATTCTACGAGGCGCTCGAATGGACCGTCGTTGA
- a CDS encoding Trans-aconitate 2-methyltransferase (PFAM: Methyltransferase type 12; Methyltransferase type 11~KEGG: ret:RHE_CH01186 trans-aconitate 2-methyltransferase protein), whose amino-acid sequence MAWSANQYVKFEDERTRPARDLLAQVPLQNLRHAIDLGCGPGNSTELIIERYGADGVSGVDSDMNMLEAARKRLPGTAFVEADLTRWQPDEPADLLFANAVFQWLPDHLDIFDRLMDGLSEGGVLAVQMPDNLGEPSHLAMEETAHAGPWKSAFEAKSVRRRSLPPPSTYYSRLIAKAARVDIWHSVYNHPMADAADIVEWVKGTGLMPYLAHAGEEHREAFLADYLERLEKAYPKMSDGRVLLRFPRIFMVAVKG is encoded by the coding sequence ATGGCATGGTCCGCCAATCAATATGTGAAATTCGAGGATGAGCGCACGCGACCGGCGCGCGACCTGTTGGCACAGGTGCCGCTGCAAAACCTTCGTCATGCCATCGATCTCGGCTGTGGCCCGGGCAATTCGACCGAGCTGATCATCGAGCGCTACGGGGCGGACGGCGTCTCGGGCGTCGACAGCGACATGAACATGCTGGAGGCGGCGCGCAAGCGGCTTCCGGGCACTGCCTTCGTCGAGGCCGATCTCACCCGCTGGCAGCCGGACGAACCCGCCGACCTGCTGTTTGCCAATGCCGTCTTCCAATGGCTGCCCGATCATCTCGATATCTTCGACCGACTGATGGACGGGCTTTCCGAAGGCGGCGTGCTGGCCGTGCAGATGCCCGACAATCTCGGCGAACCCTCGCATCTGGCGATGGAGGAGACGGCGCATGCCGGCCCGTGGAAATCCGCCTTCGAGGCGAAGAGCGTGCGCCGCAGGTCGCTGCCGCCGCCGTCCACCTATTACAGCCGACTGATCGCCAAAGCCGCGCGCGTCGATATCTGGCACAGCGTCTACAATCACCCGATGGCGGATGCTGCTGATATCGTCGAATGGGTGAAGGGAACCGGGCTGATGCCCTATCTCGCCCATGCCGGCGAAGAGCATCGCGAGGCGTTCCTGGCCGATTATCTGGAGCGGTTGGAAAAGGCCTATCCCAAGATGTCGGACGGGCGGGTGCTGCTCAGGTTTCCGAGGATCTTCATGGTGGCGGTGAAAGGCTGA
- a CDS encoding conserved hypothetical protein (KEGG: ret:RHE_CH01182 hypothetical protein): MNEIVTQIADRVGIAPDLAEKALGMMLGFLQREAADGPVAKMIEAIPGGADLVAQFNGAGAGGGGLLGGLMSSLGGGGIMGLGQQLMGEGLGMGEITSLAKETIAIAKQYAGEEVVDEVVASVPGLSQFV; encoded by the coding sequence ATGAATGAAATTGTAACCCAGATCGCCGATCGCGTGGGTATCGCGCCAGACCTCGCCGAAAAGGCGCTCGGCATGATGCTCGGCTTTCTGCAGCGCGAGGCCGCCGATGGTCCGGTTGCCAAGATGATCGAAGCGATCCCTGGCGGCGCCGATCTCGTTGCCCAGTTCAACGGCGCAGGCGCCGGCGGCGGCGGCCTGCTCGGCGGGCTGATGAGCTCGCTCGGCGGCGGCGGCATCATGGGGCTCGGCCAGCAGCTGATGGGTGAGGGCCTCGGCATGGGCGAGATCACTTCGCTTGCCAAGGAAACCATCGCGATCGCCAAGCAATATGCCGGCGAGGAGGTTGTCGACGAGGTCGTCGCTTCCGTTCCGGGCCTCAGCCAGTTCGTCTGA